In the genome of Triticum urartu cultivar G1812 chromosome 5, Tu2.1, whole genome shotgun sequence, one region contains:
- the LOC125507925 gene encoding renalase-like isoform X2 produces MPLFHPAPCARPAAARAASRFSGAVVAASGAGGARPPKAPPRRPRGKPRFSRQSAIKKSFQQEQVVFSTPVPADPTVAIIGGGASGLSCASALAARGVRAVVFDTGMHGLGGRMATRMVDDGRRLVFDHAAQFFTASDQRFQKLVDEWVEKGLAREWRGSIGELEAGGHFTAIPSSTPRYIGVRGMRPLADAMLPENDLIKVVRPSWISKLEPFNGLWRLFENEKPQGQYDAVVIAHNGKCANRLLSTSGLPQLTRQMKRLELSSVWALLAAFDDPLPIPQDNSYGTFEGAFVRDIDSLSWMANNTQKLFPLETNRPECWTFFSTASYGKKNKVPQENIPNATAEKVKRDMLGGVEVALGLSTGSLQRPFYTRVQLWGAALPMNTPGVPCIFDPQGRAGICGDWLTGSSIEAAVLSGMSLGDHVADYFASGGERPEEFAIGLDDSLNRVEGHDIGQFPGLDPQKPQVAEPQLAPSI; encoded by the exons ATGCCGCTCTTCCACCCCGCCCCATGTgctcgccccgccgccgcgcgcGCCGCGTCCCGCTTTTCCGGGGCGGTGGTCGCAGCCAGCGGCGCCGGAGGAGCGCGTCCTCCGAAGGCGCCCCCGCGGCGCCCGCGCGGTAAGCCCCGGTTCTCGCGGCAGTCGGCCATCAAGAAGAGCTTCCAGCAGGAGCAGGTGGTCTTCTCCACCCCGGTGCCCGCTGACCCCACCGTCGCCATCATCGGAGGCGGAGCCTCCGGCCTCTCCTGCGCGTCCGCCCTTGCCGCCCGTGGCGTCCGCGCCGTCGTATTCGACACG GGTATGCACGGCTTAGGTGGCAGGATGgcgaccaggatggtcgacgacGGGCGGCGGCTGGTGTTCGACCACGCGGCGCAGTTCTTCACCGCGAGCGACCAGAGGTTCCAGAAGCTGGTCGATGAGTGGGTCGAGAAAGGGCTGGCTCGCGAGTGGAGGGGTTCGATCGGTGAGCTCGAGGCTGGTGGCCATTTCACAGCCATACCTTCCTCAACGCCGAGGTACATCGGCGTGAGAGGAATGCGCCCGCTTGCCGATGCAATGCTGCCGGAG AATGACCTGATTAAAGTTGTAAGGCCTTCCTGGATAAGCAAGCTTGAACCATTCAACGGCCTGTGGCGCTTGTTTGAGAATGAGAAGCCCCAGGGTCAATATGATGCCGTTGTGATAGCACACAATG GCAAATGTGCGAACCGTCTGCTTTCTACGTCAGGTCTACCCCAACTGACAAGGCAAATGAAG AGACTAGAGTTGAGTTCTGTCTGGGCACTACTTGCGGCATTTGATGATCCTCTTCCAATCCCACAAGATAACTCTTATGGCACATTTGAAGGAGCATTTGTGAGAGATATTGATTCTCTCTCTTGGATGGCCAACAATACTCAGAAACTTTTCCCTTTGGAGACAAACAGACCCGAGTGCTGGACATTTTTCAGCACTGCTTCTTATGGAAAGAAAAACAAAGTTCCACAG GAAAATATCCCGAATGCCACTGCAGAAAAAGTGAAACGAGACATGCTTGGGGGAGTTGAAGTTGCTTTGGGGCTCTCGACTGGATCTCTTCAGCGGCCATTTTACACGAGAGTACAGTTGTG GGGTGCAGCTTTACCGATGAACACTCCAGGAGTACCATGCATATTTGATCCCCAGGGCCGAGCAGGCATTTGTGGTGACTGGCTCACGGGTTCAAGTATAGAAGCAGCAGTATTGAGCGGAATGTCTCTTGGAGATCAT GTCGCTGACTACTTTGCGAGCGGTGGGGAACGGCCTGAGGAGTTTGCGATTGGTCTGGATGACAGCCTAAACCGAGTAGAAGGTCATGACATCGGGCAGTTCCCAGGTTTGGACCCCCAGAAGCCACAGGTAGCTGAACCTCAGCTGGCACCGAGCATATGA
- the LOC125507925 gene encoding renalase-like isoform X1: MPLFHPAPCARPAAARAASRFSGAVVAASGAGGARPPKAPPRRPRGKPRFSRQSAIKKSFQQEQVVFSTPVPADPTVAIIGGGASGLSCASALAARGVRAVVFDTGMHGLGGRMATRMVDDGRRLVFDHAAQFFTASDQRFQKLVDEWVEKGLAREWRGSIGELEAGGHFTAIPSSTPRYIGVRGMRPLADAMLPEVYQNDLIKVVRPSWISKLEPFNGLWRLFENEKPQGQYDAVVIAHNGKCANRLLSTSGLPQLTRQMKRLELSSVWALLAAFDDPLPIPQDNSYGTFEGAFVRDIDSLSWMANNTQKLFPLETNRPECWTFFSTASYGKKNKVPQENIPNATAEKVKRDMLGGVEVALGLSTGSLQRPFYTRVQLWGAALPMNTPGVPCIFDPQGRAGICGDWLTGSSIEAAVLSGMSLGDHVADYFASGGERPEEFAIGLDDSLNRVEGHDIGQFPGLDPQKPQVAEPQLAPSI, encoded by the exons ATGCCGCTCTTCCACCCCGCCCCATGTgctcgccccgccgccgcgcgcGCCGCGTCCCGCTTTTCCGGGGCGGTGGTCGCAGCCAGCGGCGCCGGAGGAGCGCGTCCTCCGAAGGCGCCCCCGCGGCGCCCGCGCGGTAAGCCCCGGTTCTCGCGGCAGTCGGCCATCAAGAAGAGCTTCCAGCAGGAGCAGGTGGTCTTCTCCACCCCGGTGCCCGCTGACCCCACCGTCGCCATCATCGGAGGCGGAGCCTCCGGCCTCTCCTGCGCGTCCGCCCTTGCCGCCCGTGGCGTCCGCGCCGTCGTATTCGACACG GGTATGCACGGCTTAGGTGGCAGGATGgcgaccaggatggtcgacgacGGGCGGCGGCTGGTGTTCGACCACGCGGCGCAGTTCTTCACCGCGAGCGACCAGAGGTTCCAGAAGCTGGTCGATGAGTGGGTCGAGAAAGGGCTGGCTCGCGAGTGGAGGGGTTCGATCGGTGAGCTCGAGGCTGGTGGCCATTTCACAGCCATACCTTCCTCAACGCCGAGGTACATCGGCGTGAGAGGAATGCGCCCGCTTGCCGATGCAATGCTGCCGGAGGTATATCAG AATGACCTGATTAAAGTTGTAAGGCCTTCCTGGATAAGCAAGCTTGAACCATTCAACGGCCTGTGGCGCTTGTTTGAGAATGAGAAGCCCCAGGGTCAATATGATGCCGTTGTGATAGCACACAATG GCAAATGTGCGAACCGTCTGCTTTCTACGTCAGGTCTACCCCAACTGACAAGGCAAATGAAG AGACTAGAGTTGAGTTCTGTCTGGGCACTACTTGCGGCATTTGATGATCCTCTTCCAATCCCACAAGATAACTCTTATGGCACATTTGAAGGAGCATTTGTGAGAGATATTGATTCTCTCTCTTGGATGGCCAACAATACTCAGAAACTTTTCCCTTTGGAGACAAACAGACCCGAGTGCTGGACATTTTTCAGCACTGCTTCTTATGGAAAGAAAAACAAAGTTCCACAG GAAAATATCCCGAATGCCACTGCAGAAAAAGTGAAACGAGACATGCTTGGGGGAGTTGAAGTTGCTTTGGGGCTCTCGACTGGATCTCTTCAGCGGCCATTTTACACGAGAGTACAGTTGTG GGGTGCAGCTTTACCGATGAACACTCCAGGAGTACCATGCATATTTGATCCCCAGGGCCGAGCAGGCATTTGTGGTGACTGGCTCACGGGTTCAAGTATAGAAGCAGCAGTATTGAGCGGAATGTCTCTTGGAGATCAT GTCGCTGACTACTTTGCGAGCGGTGGGGAACGGCCTGAGGAGTTTGCGATTGGTCTGGATGACAGCCTAAACCGAGTAGAAGGTCATGACATCGGGCAGTTCCCAGGTTTGGACCCCCAGAAGCCACAGGTAGCTGAACCTCAGCTGGCACCGAGCATATGA
- the LOC125507924 gene encoding gamma-tubulin complex component 5-like — protein sequence MPPASMVLPHQPAGYLETPVAESFIHKLQLSVSKGLPHAAPAPASRTDEHELVKSVFQVLQGFDTPLLYWDKNVPAFCEKPGTYVSHLSRASLGSVLKPFLFAATCLKRVELFVGKVRSCDHRTPTLSAFASAVDSWLMRLREAALKEEEMSFVSVDRTVTLLALTDSMSSLCSGAEHLHQVVHGAVPDGFWDSGANMASSEVAVHVVNHLYKKLNEVCLVEDGEGEPYHMLLVIFAGSLLPYLQCLDSWLYDGILDDPYEEMFFYANNAVTIDQPAFWEMSYMLRVRGSRSDNSSTLTDSESIRTKESSKQEPSNTGACLKATNQGYVDILCPVFLKDIARAIVSAGKSFQLVQHAQSTHHTRTSVTSGFDIDQRSNHITRQNWPDILSSEIQNGHLRCEGALTNSTGQFGHDAREMGVLTLSEIFLICLSGLLENGDHVYEYLRKLRAGSAPDIQAFSECKSKEACAENSSEKTWLKLLRDAISGRKYDDMEKTLSKDAVTRDPIFAHGYLQDVSSNAVEMPFSPCCYENPSITACGDVLSRSPNSWSDLNISTSFDLPPLNDDNMRRAIFGDLQSAGTSTCGDIQPTSSFPRLDGTDFKFGFRFDDLEYVRQEDDRRTLEELYAFPTLLPCANENAPLSEILPLQKDSTLASRVLKFIQSMSLKDPLHPVGIIQECLSKCIKKQVDHIGKRILCKLMGEWRLMDELLVLRAIYLLGSGDMLQQFLITIFDKLDKGNSWDDDFELNTLLQESIRYSADKMLLTAPDSLVVSLAKHDTRYDEESAPSSRKGRAQGFGIDALDALNFTYKVSWPLDLIANTEALKKYNKVMGFLLKVKRAKFVLDETRKWMWKGRGSTAHNFKQHLIVGQKLLHFVDAFHQYVMDRVYHSAWTELCDGMASATTLDEVMEVHEAYLSSIQRQCFVASDKLWALIASRVKTILGLALDFHNVEQTLGTGGTAASVRARCEMELDRIEKQFDECVVFLLRILSFKLNVGHFPHLADLVTRINYNHYYMSDTGSFTAIPGSRPRQQP from the exons ATGCCCCCTGCATCCATGGTTCTTCCTCATCAACCCGCAGGGTACCTGGAGACCCCCGTCGCCGAAAGCTTCATACACAAGCTTCAGCTTAGCGTCTCCAAGGGCCTTCCTCACGCGGCGCCGGCTCCGGCCTCGAGGACGGACGAGCATGAGCTG GTCAAAAGTGTGTTCCAAGTGCTCCAGGGTTTCGACACGCCCTTGCTCTACTGGGACAAGAATGTGCCGGCGTTCTGTGAGAAACCGGGGACGTATGTGTCGCATCTGTCGCGGGCGAGCCTCGGCTCCGTGCTCAAGCCGTTTCTGTTCGCCGCGACATGCTTGAAGCGAGTGGAGCTCTTTGTTGGGAAGGTCAGGTCGTGCGATCACCGGACTCCCACATTGAGTGCGTTTGCTAGTGCGGTCGATTCATGGCTTATG AGGCTCCGGGAAGCAGCTCTGAAGGAGGAAGAGATGTCGTTTGTTTCAGTTGATCGGACTGTGACTCTTCTGGCTTTAACTGATTCTATGTCAAG TTTATGTTCGGGAGCAGAACATCTGCATCAAGTTGTGCATGGAGCTGTGCCAGATGGCTTTTGGGATTCTGGAGCAAACATGGCATCTAGTGAAGTGGCAGTCCATGTTGTGAACCATCTTTATAAAAAGTTAAACGAAGTTTGTCTTGTGGAAGATGGCGAG GGTGAGCCATATCATATGCTGCTAGTGATATTTGCTGGAAGCTTGTTACCTTATCTTCAGTGCCTTGATTCCTGGCTTTATGATGGTATTCTTGATGACCCTTATGAAGAG ATGTTCTTTTATGCAAATAATGCAGTTACGATAGATCAACCGGCCTTCTGGGAAATGAGCTATATGCTAAGAGTAAGAGGATCACGATCTGACAATTCATCAACTCTAACTGATAGTGAGTCTATCAGGACAAAGGAATCAAGCAAACAGGAACCAAGTAACACAGGAGCTTGCTTGAAAGCCACCAATCAAGGTTACGTGGATATTCTGTGCCCGGTGTTCTTGAAGGATATCGCAAGGGCCATTGTATCTGCTGGAAAATCATTTCAGCTTGTTCAGCATGCCCAAAGCACACACCATACTCGAACTAGTGTCACAAGTGGTTTTGACATTGATCAGCGTTCCAATCACATTACTCGACAGAATTGGCCAGACATATTAAGTTCTGAAATCCAAAATGGGCATCTAAGATGTGAAGGTGCTCTTACAAATTCTACAGGTCAGTTTGGACATGATGCTCGCGAAATGGGGGTGTTAACTTTGTCTGAGATTTTCTTGATATGCTTATCTGGTCTGTTGGAAAATGGTGACCATGTTTATGAATACTTAAGAAAGCTGCGTGCTGGTAGTGCTCCAGATATCCAAGCTTTTTCGGAATGTAAGAGTAAGGAGGCATGTGCAGAAAATAGCTCCGAAAAGACTTGGTTAAAGCTCCTAAGAGATGCTATCTCAGGAAGAAAATATGATGATATGGAGAAAACCTTGTCCAAAGATGCTGTTACGAGGGATCCAATATTTGCTCATGGATACCTGCAAGATGTATCTTCCAATGCAGTAGAAATGCCTTTCAGTCCATGTTGCTATGAAAATCCATCCATCACTGCTTGCGGAGATGTACTGTCGAGGAGTCCAAATTCTTGGAGTGATTTGAATATCTCTACAAGTTTTGACCTTCCTCCGTTGAATGATGATAACATGCGGAGAGCTATATTTGGCGATCTCCAATCTGCTGGAACTAGCACCTGTGGCGATATACAACCTACATCATCTTTTCCCAGACTAGATGGAACTGATTTTAAATTTGGATTTCGGTTTGATGATTTGGAATATGTTCGTCAAGAGGATGATAGAAGGACCCTCGAGGAACTTTATGCATTTCCTACTCTTCTTCCTTGTGCAAAT GAAAATGCCCCATTGTCGGAGATTTTACCTTTGCAGAAAGATAGTACACTTGCATCAAGAGTTCTGAAGTTTATTCAGAGCATGAGTTTGAAAGACCCTCTGCATCCAGTGGGTATTATCCAAGAATGCCTTTCTAAATGTATAAAGAAACAG GTGGATCACATTGGCAAACGAATCCTGTGCAAGCTAATGGGTGAATGGAGATTAATGGATGAACTGCTTGTATTACGAGCTATCTATTTGCTAGGATCAG GTGACATGCTGCAGCAGTTTCTGATAACAATTTTTGATAAGCTTGATAAAGGAAATTCCTGGGATGATGATTTTGAGTTGAATACTTTGTTGCAG GAATCCATAAGATATTCAGCTGATAAAATGCTCCTAACTGCTCCAGATTCGTTGGTTGTTTCATTAGCAAAGCATGACACACGATATGATGAGGAAAGTGCACCAAGTTCCAGAAAAGGCCGTGCACAGGGTTTCGGCATCGATGCACTTGATGCCCTTAACTTCACGTATAAG GTGTCTTGGCCTCTTGATCTAATTGCCAATACAGAGGCTCTGAAGAAGTATAATAAG GTCATGGGATTCTTACTGAAAGTCAAGCGTGCAAAGTTTGTTTTGGACGAAACCCGAAAGTGGATGTGGAAG GGCAGAGGCAGCACAGCACATAATTTTAAACAGCACTTAATAGTAGGGCAGAAGCTCCTGCATTTCGTCGATGCATTTCATCAATATGTCATGGACAGA GTGTATCATAGTGCGTGGACTGAGCTTTGTGATGGCATGGCATCTGCTACTACATTGGACGAGGTCATGGAAGTTCATGAGGCATATCTTTCTTCTATTCAGAGACAATGCTTTGTGGCCTCGGATAAGTTG TGGGCTCTGATCGCCAGTCGAGTCAAGACTATACTAGGATTGGCGCTAGACTTCCACAATGTGGAGCAAACTCTTGGCACCGGAGGGACCGCCGCATCTGTTAGGGCAAGATGCGAGATGGAGTTGGATCGGATCGAGAAGCAATTCGACGAGTGCGTTGTGTTCCTCTTGAGG ATCCTATCTTTCAAGCTCAACGTGGGCCACTTTCCTCATCTTGCGGATTTGGTCACGAGGATCAACTACAACCACTATTACATGTCTGACACCGGAAGTTTCACTGCGATCCCTGGGTCCCGCCCTCGGCAGCAGCCTTGA
- the LOC125555656 gene encoding WAT1-related protein At1g43650-like encodes MAGHDGDVAVMAVAEDEARRRRRRRQAERVALPAGMVLVQVLTVVTMLLSKVALNSGMHPLVLLVYRNLFAAAFVAPLAVVFEREMWKKVNLRVLGWISLNATLGVLLAMGLYYCGLRATSAAYAVNFLNLIPIATFIIAVALRAERLSLVAWASRMKLLGAVVGTHLLLPHLRQSSHANPNVASPHGGRDMDVGTLFLYGSCVSYALWFVVQAKVAKVFPSRYWATALTCAAGSLQSAVAAAVAVVLAPAGDGHGWARTWTLRWDLQLATVVYSGVFNTGVTFVLVSWAVERRGPVYPPMFNSLSLVATTAVDAVVLGTDVYLGGVMGAALVVGGLYAFLWGKSKELAAAKAVNAEQELRCAGDTDDGIA; translated from the exons ATGGCGGGGCACGACGGCGACGTGGCCGTGATGGCGGTGGCGGAGGATGaggcaaggaggaggaggaggaggaggcaggcggAGCGGGTGGCGCTGCCGGCCGGCATGGTGCTGGTGCAGGTGCTCACGGTGGTGACCATGCTGCTCTCCAAGGTGGCTCTCAACAGCGGCATGCACCCGCTCGTCCTGCTCGTCTACCGGAACCTCTTCGCCGCCGCCTTTGTCGCCCCCCTCGCCGTCGTCTTCGAGAG GGAGATGTGGAAGAAGGTGAACCTGCGAGTGCTGGGCTGGATTTCCCTCAACGCAACGCTCGG AGTGCTGCTGGCGATGGGGCTGTACTACTGCGGCCTGCGGGCCACCAGCGCCGCCTACGCCGTCAACTTCCTCAACCTCATCCCCATCGCTACCTTCATCATCGCCGTTGCGCTCCGAGCCGAGCGCCTCTCCCTCGTCGCTTGGGCCAGTAGGATGAAGCTCCTCGGAGCTGTCGTGGGCACCCATCTCCTGCTGCCGCACCTCCGGCAGTCCTCCCACGCCAACCCCAACGTCGCCTCGCCCCACGGCGGCCGCGACATGGACGTCGGCACGCTGTTCCTGTACGGGAGCTGCGTCAGCTACGCGCTCTGGTTCGTCGTGCAGGCCAAGGTCGCCAAGGTGTTCCCGTCCCGGTACTGGGCCACGGCGCTCACGTGCGCCGCGGGCAGCCTGCAGTCTGCCGTGGCCGCGGCCGTGGCGGTCGTCCTCGCCCCCGCCGGCGACGGACATGGATGGGCGCGCACGTGGACGCTGCGCTGGGACCTGCAGCTGGCCACGGTGGTCTACTCCGGGGTGTTCAACACGGGCGTCACGTTCGTGCTCGTGTCGTGGGCGGTGGAGCGCCGCGGCCCGGTGTACCCTCCCATGTTCAACTCCCTGTCGCTCGTCGCCACCACCGCCGTCGACGCCGTCGTGCTCGGAACCGACGTCTACCTCGGCGGCGTGATGGGAGCGGCGCTCGTCGTCGGCGGCCTCTATGCGTTTCTGTGGGGCAAAAGCAAGGAGCTCGCGGCCGCCAAAGCGGTCAACGCCGAGCAGGAGCTGCGGTGTGCAGGAGACACCGACGATGGCATTGCCTAG